One window of the Allorhizobium ampelinum S4 genome contains the following:
- a CDS encoding LapA family protein: MVKKIFNIVILVPLAVVLIVLCVANRQWVTLALNPFRPDDQMLSAGAPFFVFLLITFLLGALAGSFATWLTQGKHRKRARHEARAAVKWRGEADQQKKRAEQIAASGHVSQLPSP; encoded by the coding sequence GTGGTCAAAAAGATTTTCAATATCGTCATTCTGGTGCCGTTGGCAGTGGTGCTGATCGTGCTGTGTGTCGCCAATCGGCAATGGGTAACGCTGGCGCTCAATCCATTCCGCCCTGATGATCAGATGCTGTCGGCAGGCGCGCCCTTCTTCGTCTTCCTGCTGATCACTTTTTTGCTTGGCGCCTTGGCAGGCAGTTTTGCCACCTGGCTGACCCAGGGCAAGCACCGCAAGCGCGCCCGGCATGAGGCACGTGCTGCGGTAAAATGGCGTGGCGAGGCCGATCAGCAGAAGAAGCGAGCCGAGCAGATCGCGGCATCCGGTCACGTGAGCCAGTTGCCATCGCCTTGA
- the lptC gene encoding LPS export ABC transporter periplasmic protein LptC produces MLKRLDKGALEPRPPAPDTSYRKAVGHSHRVRRLRIALPALAVVLSLGFVAVSVVRAYLPDNIKIEGAKIEDGKVVMAKPAISGRNSNGAPYSMNAVRALQDIKNPNLITLETITATMPVNDDTSADIKAQRGTYDRSTDKMVLDRPFTIHLSSGVDAEFQSADLDVKAGKLKTNQPVSIKTKESSIVAQSMDMTDKGQTITLTGAVRLNIAPTALQKPGN; encoded by the coding sequence ATGCTCAAGCGTTTAGATAAAGGTGCCCTAGAGCCGCGCCCACCTGCCCCCGATACCTCCTATCGCAAGGCGGTCGGTCACTCGCATCGCGTCAGGCGGCTGCGCATTGCCTTGCCGGCTTTGGCCGTCGTGCTCTCGCTTGGCTTTGTTGCTGTTTCCGTCGTCAGGGCCTACCTGCCCGACAACATCAAGATCGAGGGCGCCAAGATCGAGGATGGCAAGGTCGTCATGGCCAAGCCAGCCATATCCGGACGCAATTCAAACGGCGCGCCCTATTCGATGAATGCCGTGCGGGCGCTGCAAGATATCAAGAACCCCAACCTCATCACGCTGGAAACGATTACAGCGACCATGCCGGTCAATGATGACACCTCCGCCGATATCAAGGCACAAAGGGGCACCTATGACCGCTCTACCGACAAGATGGTGCTGGACAGACCCTTCACGATCCATCTCTCCAGCGGTGTGGACGCAGAGTTTCAATCCGCCGATCTTGACGTGAAAGCGGGAAAGCTTAAGACAAATCAACCGGTCTCCATCAAGACGAAAGAGTCATCAATCGTTGCACAGTCGATGGATATGACCGATAAGGGACAGACAATCACGCTGACGGGCGCGGTCCGATTGAATATCGCACCGACCGCCCTGCAGAAACCGGGCAACTGA
- the lspA gene encoding signal peptidase II yields MTRSAALFCRPVPAILFILSLLILDQAIKYAVEVSLPMHELVPVVPMLGLFRTHNLGVAFSMLSHLDAWVIVVMRLAIVAFVAWLWRQTSRDHQFAHLGYCLIIAGAFGNIIDRFTYGYVVDYILFHTETWSFAVFNLADSLITIGAGFILLEELLVLRRSKG; encoded by the coding sequence ATGACCCGTTCCGCTGCCTTGTTTTGTCGCCCGGTTCCGGCCATCCTGTTCATCCTGTCGCTGCTGATTTTGGACCAGGCGATCAAATATGCGGTCGAGGTCAGCTTGCCCATGCATGAACTCGTGCCTGTTGTGCCGATGCTTGGCCTGTTTCGCACCCACAATCTCGGCGTAGCCTTTTCCATGCTTTCGCATCTCGATGCCTGGGTCATCGTCGTCATGCGGCTTGCCATCGTCGCTTTTGTCGCCTGGCTCTGGCGCCAGACCAGCCGCGATCACCAGTTTGCACATCTGGGCTATTGCCTGATCATTGCCGGCGCTTTCGGTAATATCATCGACCGCTTCACCTATGGCTATGTGGTGGACTATATCTTGTTTCATACCGAGACATGGTCGTTTGCGGTCTTCAACCTGGCCGATAGCCTGATTACAATAGGGGCGGGCTTCATCCTGCTGGAAGAACTGCTGGTTCTGCGCCGCTCAAAAGGGTAG
- a CDS encoding integration host factor subunit beta — MIKSELVQIVAARNPHLYHRDVENIVNAVLDEITDALASGNRVELRGFGAFSVKNRPSRTGRNPRTGDTVFVEEKWVPFFKTGKELRERLNPGMDDEDDGDAD, encoded by the coding sequence GTGATCAAATCCGAGCTGGTGCAAATCGTTGCGGCCCGCAATCCGCATCTTTATCACCGCGACGTGGAAAACATCGTCAACGCCGTTCTGGATGAAATCACCGATGCGCTCGCGTCCGGCAATCGTGTCGAATTGCGGGGCTTCGGCGCTTTTTCGGTGAAAAACCGCCCGTCGCGGACCGGGCGCAATCCCCGCACGGGGGATACGGTTTTCGTCGAGGAAAAGTGGGTGCCGTTTTTCAAGACCGGCAAAGAGTTGCGCGAGCGCCTCAATCCCGGCATGGATGACGAGGATGACGGCGACGCCGACTGA
- a CDS encoding TrmH family RNA methyltransferase, whose product MSNGFKDGASSFADKGAGGKVGQVKEVTSLANPIVKDIKALSQKKTRDETRTFLAEGLKLVIDAVELGWSLRYLIYSKAAKGKPQVERIAARTVAHGGMVLEVSEKVMASITRKDNPQMVAGVFDQRWKALKDVSLTEGETWVALDRVRDPGNLGTIIRTADAAGASGVMLIGDSTDPFAMETVRATMGSIFALPLVKTTVADFLGWKTKAGVSVVATHLAGAVDYRTVDYKRRPVVVLMGNEQSGLPEELASRADMLARIPQAGLADSLNLAVATGVMLFEARRHLLTLDEAK is encoded by the coding sequence ATGAGTAATGGTTTCAAGGACGGTGCCTCCAGCTTCGCCGATAAGGGGGCAGGGGGCAAGGTCGGGCAGGTGAAGGAAGTCACCAGCCTCGCCAACCCGATCGTCAAGGATATCAAGGCGCTTTCCCAGAAAAAGACCCGTGACGAGACGCGAACGTTTCTGGCCGAAGGCCTGAAGCTGGTGATCGATGCGGTGGAGCTCGGCTGGAGCCTGCGCTACCTGATCTATTCCAAGGCTGCCAAGGGCAAGCCGCAGGTGGAACGGATCGCGGCGCGCACCGTTGCCCATGGCGGCATGGTGCTGGAGGTCAGCGAAAAGGTCATGGCGTCCATTACCCGCAAGGATAATCCGCAAATGGTGGCGGGTGTGTTCGATCAGCGCTGGAAGGCGCTGAAGGATGTCAGCCTGACGGAGGGGGAAACCTGGGTGGCGCTCGACCGAGTGCGCGATCCCGGCAATCTCGGCACGATTATCCGCACTGCCGATGCAGCGGGTGCCTCTGGTGTCATGCTGATTGGTGACAGCACCGATCCCTTCGCCATGGAGACGGTGCGTGCTACGATGGGGTCGATTTTCGCGCTGCCGCTGGTCAAGACCACCGTTGCTGATTTTCTCGGCTGGAAGACCAAGGCTGGCGTCAGTGTCGTCGCCACCCATCTGGCTGGTGCGGTGGATTACCGTACCGTGGATTACAAGCGCCGCCCGGTCGTGGTGCTGATGGGCAATGAGCAATCCGGCCTGCCGGAGGAATTGGCCAGCCGGGCTGACATGCTGGCGCGCATCCCTCAGGCCGGATTGGCCGATTCCCTTAATCTGGCTGTGGCAACCGGCGTCATGCTGTTTGAAGCCCGGCGCCATCTTCTCACCCTCGACGAGGCCAAATGA
- a CDS encoding hybrid sensor histidine kinase/response regulator, with protein sequence MLSKTQSPVLPSIASAELVRTRLLATVSHEMRTPLNGILGMSHLLGRTDLSPEQRNYLSGIVQAGESLQQLIADLLDYTTLETGHFELHNQRVSPRRLIEGVVEMLSPRAHAKGIEIAATTQSGVPEEVDIDVARLRQVLFNVIGNAVKFTVEGGVLVSASCIGDELVVRVRDTGPGMTEEERTRLFVEFSQGGDPVQRSGGTGLGLFISQRLMMALGGSLSIIETVRGRGTSFEIRLPTKAIAQDRTVSQRQSLLSGSSVLLLAPDGPAAEGASMTIRTLGGFCHWAKKTEEALDLLDQVERQDATLTDLIVDHRCISDYDANLARRLSGLGKIRRIYLVNPEERPVRPLTGFDAWLIRPLREQTLSDVLRGLMSGVDAAHVDVQDTDVSHAGVLLSGEGMEPGKQVPDVLNVLVGEDDFVNATLLRAVLQKAGHMVGVVNDFDALRREVALEEAVKLDLIITDLGMPGGDGSSVLRYVRMIEQLKRRPRCPILVLTGDLRDAARAEALTSGADLVLQKPVNPERLLNEIASLMKTHRTRLYG encoded by the coding sequence ATGCTATCGAAGACGCAGAGCCCTGTCCTCCCATCCATCGCGAGTGCGGAACTGGTTCGCACCCGTCTGCTTGCCACCGTCAGTCATGAAATGCGCACGCCGCTGAACGGCATTCTCGGCATGAGTCATTTGCTGGGCCGGACCGATCTGTCGCCAGAGCAGCGCAACTATCTGTCCGGCATCGTGCAAGCGGGCGAATCCCTGCAGCAATTGATTGCCGACCTTCTTGATTATACGACGCTTGAAACTGGTCATTTCGAACTTCACAATCAACGTGTGTCGCCGAGACGTCTGATCGAAGGCGTGGTCGAGATGTTGTCGCCACGCGCCCATGCCAAGGGTATCGAGATCGCCGCGACGACACAGTCCGGGGTTCCCGAGGAAGTCGATATCGATGTCGCTCGGCTGCGGCAGGTGTTGTTCAATGTGATCGGCAATGCGGTGAAATTCACCGTTGAAGGTGGTGTGCTGGTGTCGGCCAGCTGCATTGGCGACGAATTGGTGGTGCGGGTCCGCGACACTGGTCCTGGCATGACAGAAGAGGAACGCACCCGGCTGTTCGTCGAATTTTCGCAAGGCGGAGACCCGGTGCAGCGCAGTGGTGGCACGGGCCTCGGCCTGTTCATCTCCCAGCGGTTGATGATGGCGCTCGGTGGTTCTCTGTCGATTATTGAAACCGTGCGCGGACGGGGAACGTCCTTCGAGATCCGCTTGCCAACCAAGGCGATTGCGCAGGATCGGACCGTTTCCCAGCGGCAGTCGCTGCTGTCAGGGTCCAGCGTTCTGCTGCTGGCGCCCGACGGTCCGGCGGCTGAAGGCGCGTCCATGACCATTCGTACGCTTGGCGGGTTTTGCCATTGGGCAAAGAAAACCGAAGAGGCGCTTGACCTTTTGGATCAGGTCGAGAGGCAGGATGCGACGCTGACGGATCTGATCGTCGATCATCGCTGCATTTCCGATTACGATGCCAATCTCGCCAGACGGCTGTCTGGTTTGGGAAAAATTCGGCGCATCTATCTGGTCAATCCGGAAGAGCGCCCGGTACGGCCGCTGACCGGTTTCGATGCCTGGCTGATCCGTCCGCTGCGTGAGCAAACCTTGAGCGATGTGCTGCGGGGGCTGATGAGTGGTGTGGATGCGGCCCATGTCGATGTACAGGATACCGATGTTTCCCATGCAGGTGTCTTGCTGTCGGGAGAAGGCATGGAGCCGGGCAAACAGGTCCCGGACGTGCTCAATGTTCTGGTCGGAGAGGACGATTTCGTCAATGCAACCCTGTTGCGGGCCGTCTTGCAGAAAGCCGGTCATATGGTCGGCGTGGTCAATGATTTCGATGCCCTGCGCCGAGAAGTCGCTTTGGAAGAGGCGGTAAAACTGGATCTGATCATTACCGATCTCGGCATGCCCGGCGGCGATGGCAGCTCAGTTCTGCGCTACGTGAGGATGATCGAACAATTGAAACGCCGCCCGCGCTGCCCCATCCTGGTCTTGACCGGCGATCTCAGGGATGCCGCCCGGGCCGAGGCGCTGACCAGCGGCGCGGATCTTGTCTTGCAAAAGCCTGTCAATCCCGAGCGCCTGCTGAATGAAATTGCCTCGCTGATGAAAACACATCGTACAAGACTGTACGGCTAG
- a CDS encoding class I SAM-dependent methyltransferase has translation MRSQTGADARETARVSAPSPRMEKDPVQDSATPANAPLALRPGPMPRENLPLILESMGAGDFHLIDSGHGLKLEQYGPYRIVRPEAQALWPPGLAPHVWEKADAMFSGDTDEDGMGRWRFPREALGETWPLSLLGVDFLGRFTSFRHVGVFPEQIAHWTWMKDRVEKAKIANAERPLRVLNLFGYTGVASLVAAAAGAEVTHVDASKKAIGWARENQTLSRLDRAPIRWICDDAMKFIQREERRGSQYDIILTDPPKFGRGPNGEVWHLFEHLPLMLSLCREILSPKAEGLVLTAYSIRASFYAIHELMRETMRGKGGLVESGELVLREAGLDGKTPGRALSTSLFSRWVPK, from the coding sequence GTGCGCAGCCAGACAGGCGCAGATGCTAGGGAAACGGCAAGGGTTTCCGCACCATCGCCCCGCATGGAAAAAGATCCTGTGCAGGATTCGGCAACACCCGCCAATGCGCCATTGGCGCTTCGCCCAGGCCCGATGCCCCGCGAGAACCTGCCGCTCATTCTGGAATCGATGGGGGCTGGCGATTTTCACCTGATCGACAGTGGTCATGGTCTGAAACTCGAACAATACGGCCCCTATCGGATCGTACGTCCCGAAGCACAGGCTCTCTGGCCGCCGGGCCTTGCTCCGCATGTCTGGGAAAAAGCCGATGCGATGTTTTCCGGTGATACCGACGAGGATGGCATGGGCCGCTGGCGCTTTCCCCGCGAGGCGCTCGGCGAAACCTGGCCATTATCGCTGCTGGGCGTCGATTTTCTCGGGCGCTTCACGTCCTTTCGCCATGTCGGCGTCTTTCCCGAGCAGATCGCCCATTGGACCTGGATGAAAGACCGGGTTGAGAAAGCAAAGATCGCGAACGCAGAGCGGCCATTGAGAGTGCTCAATCTTTTCGGCTATACCGGCGTGGCCTCACTGGTTGCGGCGGCGGCGGGTGCCGAAGTCACCCATGTGGATGCATCGAAGAAGGCAATCGGTTGGGCGCGGGAAAACCAGACGCTCAGCCGCCTCGACCGCGCTCCGATCCGTTGGATCTGCGACGATGCCATGAAGTTTATCCAGCGGGAAGAGCGGCGCGGCAGCCAATATGACATCATCCTCACCGACCCGCCAAAATTTGGCCGAGGTCCGAATGGCGAGGTCTGGCATCTGTTCGAGCATTTGCCGCTGATGCTGTCGCTGTGCCGGGAAATCCTGTCGCCCAAGGCCGAAGGCCTGGTGCTGACGGCCTATTCAATCCGCGCCAGTTTCTACGCTATCCATGAATTGATGCGCGAGACCATGCGCGGCAAGGGCGGTCTGGTCGAATCCGGCGAACTGGTCCTGCGTGAGGCCGGGCTGGATGGCAAGACACCTGGGCGGGCCTTGTCCACGTCGCTGTTCAGCAGATGGGTTCCAAAATGA
- a CDS encoding LptA/OstA family protein, with the protein MTHSHRRLSFRVACATLTAGLVATAAATGAFAQSATSNMNSLKLSGDKPIQIESDALEVHQQENKANFNGNVKVVQGTTTMRSGTMVVKYKGQGAAVTSGDAKIDTIDVADNVILNTETQQATADKGHFDMNTQIFTLDGDKVVLSEGGNVFVGCKLTVHMTTGEAKLDSCGKRVQIQLDPKSKQKP; encoded by the coding sequence ATGACGCACAGCCACCGTCGCCTTTCCTTCCGCGTTGCTTGCGCCACGCTGACCGCAGGCCTTGTCGCGACCGCAGCCGCAACCGGCGCGTTTGCCCAGTCCGCCACCAGCAACATGAACAGCCTGAAACTGTCCGGCGACAAGCCGATCCAGATCGAAAGCGATGCATTGGAAGTGCATCAGCAAGAGAACAAAGCCAATTTCAACGGCAATGTGAAGGTGGTTCAGGGCACCACCACGATGCGGTCCGGCACGATGGTGGTGAAATACAAGGGCCAGGGCGCGGCTGTGACCAGCGGCGACGCCAAGATCGACACGATCGATGTGGCCGATAACGTCATTCTCAATACCGAAACCCAGCAGGCCACGGCCGACAAGGGCCATTTCGACATGAACACCCAGATCTTTACGCTGGATGGCGACAAGGTCGTGCTGTCGGAAGGCGGCAATGTGTTCGTCGGCTGCAAGCTCACCGTCCATATGACGACGGGCGAAGCCAAGCTCGACAGTTGTGGCAAGCGCGTGCAAATCCAGCTGGATCCCAAGTCCAAGCAGAAACCCTGA
- the lptB gene encoding LPS export ABC transporter ATP-binding protein: MTSKQQDANAAAPTDAAREKNRYEGTLIAHGLTKTYNTRRVVNGASLVVRRGEAVGLLGPNGAGKTTCFYMITGLVPVDMGTIAINGNDVTSMPMYRRSRLGVGYLPQEASIFRGLSVEDNIRAVLELHESDKTKREQKLNELLAEFNIEKLRKAAAVSLSGGERRRLEIARALATDPTFMLLDEPFAGVDPISVSDIQNLVRHLTARGIGVLITDHNVRETLGLIDRAYIIHAGEVLTHGRADDIVNNPDVRRLYLGEKFSL, translated from the coding sequence TTGACATCCAAGCAACAGGACGCGAATGCCGCCGCGCCAACGGACGCAGCACGCGAGAAGAACAGGTACGAAGGTACGCTGATCGCCCATGGGCTGACGAAAACCTATAATACCCGCCGCGTGGTCAATGGGGCTTCGCTCGTCGTGCGCAGGGGTGAGGCTGTCGGCCTTCTCGGGCCAAATGGCGCAGGCAAGACCACCTGTTTCTACATGATCACCGGCCTCGTGCCGGTGGATATGGGCACGATCGCCATTAACGGCAATGACGTGACCTCGATGCCGATGTACCGCCGCTCACGGCTGGGCGTCGGCTATCTACCGCAGGAAGCCTCGATTTTCCGGGGCCTGTCGGTCGAGGACAATATCCGTGCCGTTCTGGAACTGCACGAGAGCGACAAGACCAAGCGCGAGCAGAAGCTGAACGAACTGCTTGCCGAATTCAACATCGAGAAACTGCGCAAGGCGGCAGCCGTCTCCTTGTCGGGCGGCGAACGGCGGCGCCTGGAAATCGCCCGGGCACTGGCAACCGATCCGACCTTCATGCTTCTGGATGAGCCTTTCGCCGGTGTCGACCCGATTTCCGTGTCTGATATCCAGAACCTCGTGCGGCATCTGACGGCACGCGGGATCGGTGTGCTGATCACCGATCATAACGTTCGAGAAACGCTCGGACTGATCGACCGTGCCTATATCATCCACGCCGGTGAAGTGCTGACGCACGGGCGGGCCGACGACATCGTCAACAATCCCGATGTACGACGCCTCTATCTTGGCGAGAAATTCAGCCTCTAA